The Glandiceps talaboti chromosome 9, keGlaTala1.1, whole genome shotgun sequence genome window below encodes:
- the LOC144440453 gene encoding monocarboxylate transporter 12-like, which translates to MKTRYVIANALVSIGTGTGAFAFTPLWQLLIDWYGWRGACIIFAATNANVCVCGAFIRNPNIRTSKVDAMMQGTESVDDILTNQDDNQRSTNKQTTVQKICDVCDCSLLTRYPTLTLLSLAAMFLGVGVAFPGIPPHTFARAQSQNLGSNSEIALVVSIFGIMGIVGRLINPVILHFKFRALTSVRLYGWAHVFVGLTSLLSPLGDTYLKYSVNAAFLGLFGGIFLGLLEQTIKDVVGSTNLTAGLSVSSPFCGIGGLIGPFIGGE; encoded by the coding sequence ATGAAAACAAGGTATGTAATTGCAAATGCACTGGTAAGCATTGGTACAGGAACAGGAGCATTTGCATTTACACCCCTGTGGCAGTTACTGATAGACTGGTATGGATGGCGTGGAGCATGTATCATATTTGCTGCCACCAATGCCAACGTATGTGTCTGTGGGGCATTCATTAGAAATCCGAACATCCGAACCTCAAAGGTGGACGCGATGATGCAAGGGACTGAAAGTGTTGATGACATTTTGACCAATCAAGATGACAATCAAAGATCtaccaacaaacaaaccactGTACAGAAGATCTGTGACGTCTGTGACTGTAGCTTACTTACCAGATATCCAACTTTAACACTTTTATCACTTGCGGCTATGTTTCTTGGCGTTGGAGTTGCTTTTCCTGGAATACCACCGCATACCTTTGCACGTGCGCAGTCACAGAACCTCGGATCTAATAGTGAAATTGCCCTTGTTGTGTCCATATTTGGTATCATGGGGATCGTGGGCAGACTAATAAATCCTGTTATCTTACATTTCAAATTTCGTGCACTAACAAGTGTACGACTGTATGGATGGGCTCACGTTTTCGTAGGATTAACTAGTCTGCTGAGTCCACTGGGTGACACGTACCTGAAATACAGCGTCAACGCAGCATTTTTGGGGTTGTTTGGCGGAATCTTCTTAGGCCTACTTGAACAGACAATCAAAGATGTTGTAGGTTCAACCAATCTGACTGCAGGTTTATCTGTAAGTTCTCCTTTTTGTGGCATAGGAGGACTAATTGGTCCATTTATAGGTGGTGAGTAA